Proteins from a genomic interval of Diaminobutyricimonas aerilata:
- a CDS encoding zinc ribbon domain-containing protein: MALKASPDDQALLLDLQRLDNLVQQLDHRAKNLPEHVQLTALAREEEQLRVQLAQRLGAWEDANAELKRTESDVAVVEARMTRDNARLQATSSVRDVQALEQELAALTSRLSDLEDIELSVMERVEAAQAELDATRAAMTEIAAKRAELEQSRDAALASIDGDRRHAQANRSTVAGRVPADLLALYEKQRARYGVGASLLRGGMSTASGVALNASDMNAVRAAAPDDVILCPDSSAILIRTAESGL; this comes from the coding sequence ATGGCGTTGAAAGCCAGCCCCGACGACCAGGCACTGCTGCTCGATCTGCAGCGCTTGGACAACCTCGTGCAGCAGCTCGACCACCGGGCGAAGAACCTGCCCGAGCACGTGCAGCTCACCGCCCTCGCCCGCGAGGAGGAGCAGCTGCGTGTGCAGCTCGCCCAGCGCCTCGGCGCATGGGAGGACGCGAATGCCGAACTCAAGCGCACGGAGTCGGATGTCGCGGTGGTCGAGGCCCGCATGACGCGGGACAACGCCCGGTTGCAGGCGACCTCGTCGGTGCGCGACGTGCAGGCGCTCGAGCAGGAGCTCGCCGCCCTCACGTCGCGGCTGAGCGACCTCGAGGACATCGAGCTCTCGGTCATGGAGCGCGTGGAGGCCGCCCAGGCCGAACTCGACGCCACCCGCGCCGCGATGACGGAGATCGCGGCGAAGCGCGCGGAGCTCGAGCAGTCGCGCGACGCCGCGCTCGCCTCGATCGACGGCGACCGGCGGCACGCGCAGGCGAACCGCTCGACCGTCGCGGGACGGGTGCCGGCCGACCTGCTCGCGCTCTACGAGAAGCAGCGTGCCCGGTACGGCGTGGGCGCGTCGCTGCTGCGCGGAGGGATGTCGACCGCGTCCGGTGTCGCCCTCAACGCGTCCGACATGAACGCCGTGCGTGCCGCCGCCCCCGACGACGTGATCCTGTGCCCGGACTCCTCGGCGATCCTCATCCGCACCGCCGAGTCGGGGCTGTGA
- a CDS encoding reverse transcriptase-like protein produces the protein MARELVVEADGGSRGNPGQAGSGAIVLDPATGEVLAEIGTYVGIATNNVAEYRGLISGVSRAIELDPHAVLTVRMDSKLVVEQMSGRWKIKHPDMAELAAEARRVLTGTPVRFEWIPREKNSRADKIANEAMDKKLSFAR, from the coding sequence ATGGCGCGCGAACTCGTCGTCGAAGCCGACGGCGGATCCCGAGGCAACCCCGGACAGGCCGGCAGCGGCGCGATCGTCCTCGACCCGGCCACCGGGGAGGTGCTCGCGGAGATCGGCACGTACGTGGGGATCGCGACGAACAACGTCGCCGAGTACCGCGGACTCATCTCGGGTGTGAGCCGCGCGATCGAGCTCGACCCGCACGCCGTGCTCACGGTGCGGATGGACTCGAAGCTCGTGGTCGAGCAGATGAGCGGCCGCTGGAAGATCAAGCACCCCGACATGGCCGAGTTGGCCGCCGAGGCGCGCCGCGTGCTCACCGGAACGCCGGTGCGGTTCGAGTGGATCCCGCGCGAGAAGAACTCCCGTGCGGACAAGATCGCCAACGAGGCGATGGACAAGAAGCTCTCCTTCGCGCGCTGA
- a CDS encoding response regulator, whose protein sequence is MKVLIADDDPQILRALRITLSARGYEVVTATDGGAALDAAIHQHPDLIVLDLGMPGLTGIEVIEAVRGWSRVPILVVSGRSDSADKVDALDAGADDYVTKPFAADELLARLRALARRVPGEQDAAAVTFGGVTVDLAARVVTRDGAGVRLTPTEWRLLEVLLRNPGRLVTRETLLTEVWGPQYTSDTGYLRLYLSQLRKKLEPDPSTPRYLLTEAGMGYRFSPD, encoded by the coding sequence CAGATCCTCCGCGCCCTGCGCATCACGCTCTCGGCACGCGGCTACGAGGTCGTCACCGCCACGGACGGCGGCGCCGCGCTCGATGCCGCGATCCACCAGCATCCGGATCTCATCGTGCTCGACCTCGGCATGCCCGGGTTGACGGGGATCGAGGTCATCGAGGCGGTGCGTGGGTGGAGCCGCGTGCCGATCCTCGTCGTGAGCGGGCGCAGCGACTCGGCGGACAAGGTCGATGCGCTCGACGCCGGTGCCGACGACTACGTCACGAAGCCGTTCGCCGCGGACGAGCTGCTCGCGCGCCTCCGCGCGCTCGCCCGCCGGGTGCCCGGCGAGCAGGATGCGGCGGCCGTCACCTTCGGCGGCGTGACCGTCGACCTCGCCGCGCGGGTCGTGACGCGGGACGGCGCGGGCGTGCGGCTCACACCGACCGAGTGGCGCCTGCTCGAGGTGCTGCTGCGCAACCCGGGCCGGCTCGTCACGCGCGAGACGCTCCTGACCGAGGTGTGGGGTCCGCAGTACACGAGCGACACCGGATACCTGCGCCTCTACCTCTCGCAGCTGCGTAAGAAGCTCGAGCCGGATCCGTCGACTCCGCGCTACCTGCTCACCGAGGCGGGGATGGGTTATCGGTTCTCGCCGGATTGA